The DNA sequence TCAGGCCCTTGCGGTAGGCGTTCGGGAAGTCGAAGGGCTGCATCATCGCGATGTCCGCGCCCGCAGCGAAGGCCTTCTCGCTGCCGGTGACGACGATGCAGGCGATGCCGTCGTCGGCGTCGAAGGCCAGCAGCGCGGCGCCGAGTTCGTCCATCAGCGTGTCGTTGAGGGCGTTGAGCGCCTTGGGGCGGTTCAGCGTGATCCAGCCGTAGCGCAGGGCGTTCTCGCCGGTGCCGGGGCGGGTGTCGACGAGGATGGTTTCGTAGGTCTTCTCGGGGGTGCTCACAGGGTGGGTCTCCTGGTCGGGTTGGGTGCTGCACCGCACTATAGAACGACCGTTCGTTTTTGTGGCGCGCTCAGGGGACTGCGGCCTGCCGCGGCGGCTCCGACAGGCGCAGATCGATCCAGGTCTCGGCGTCCTGCTCGATGCGGATGCGCACCGGCAGCATCTGCAGCGTCGGCGCGTACCAGACCTGCGCGCTGAGGATGCTGCCGCCGGAGCGGGCCACCTCGCCCGGGGTCTCGGCCACGCTGTCGCGTGCGGGGACCGGGCGGACGTGGAAAGTCTCCAGTTCCCCCAGCGGTGTCGCCGTGGGCAGCGTGTCGCCGACCTCGTAGGCCCAGCGGCGCACCCGGTGCGGCAGCGCCAGGTCGAACTCGACGCGCCCGCCCTTCTCGCGCAGCGCCGGCCGGGTCGAGAAGAGAAAGACCATCTGGATGAACTGGCTGGCGGTGTCCTGCACGTCGGCGCGGGTCGCGGAGAGCCGGCCGTCCTGCAGGCGCACGCTGCGCTCGTCCGGAAACGCCAGCTGCACCAGCCGGTTGCGGCCGATGATCTGGCGCGTGGCCTGCTCGTAGCGCTGCGGGCGCAGGCCGTCCGGGGTGATGCGGCCTTCGCTGCTCATGCGGCGTGCCACCAGCGGGGCCAGGCGCGGGCCGATGCTGACGTCGAGGTGGACCTGGTAGCGGTCGCCGTCGCGCAGCCACTCGACCTGCGCGTCGCCGTGGACCTCGCCCTGGTACCAGCCCTCCAGCGTGTAGGTCAGCCGGGTCGACACCGGCCAGGAAAAGGCCGGGCCGGACGCGGCCCCCTCGGGAACCACTGCCGCTGCCGCGGACGCCGCGTCCGCCATCTGCGGCACGGACGCCGCAGGTGCTGCCGCCACCGGAGGCGGACCGGCCACCGAACCAGGCGCGGCATTCGGGTCCCACGCAGGCTCCGACGCGGCGGGGACCGGCTCCGACACGGTGATCTCGACAGAGGTATCCGCAGCGGCATCGCTGGCGGGTGTGGCGGCGGGCGGGGCGGCGGCAGGACGCCGCTTCGACCGTTTCGCCACAGGCGCCACGGGTGGGCCGGTCGGCGCGGCGGACTGCGCGACCACGCGGGTGTAGGTGGCGTCGATGCGGGTGATCGCGGGCGCGGCGGGCTCGGCTGGTGCCAGCGCCTGGCGGAGTCCGTCGAGTGCCAGCCCGTGCAGCAGCACGACCAGCAGCACCAGCACCGCCAGCCGCCACCCGGCCGGGGACCGAAGCCGCGCGCCGCGCATCAGCCGATCCGGGTGCGCATCAACCCGTCTCGCCCAGCCAGGCCGCACGCAGCCGCTTCACCCGCGCCGCAGGGCGCGCCTGCCAGCTCAACGCCACGGCCCCCTCGGCGCTCGATGCCGGCAGCGTCAGCCGCAGCAGGCGCCGGTCGCGGCTGACGAGCAGCGGCTGCGGCTGCTCGAAGGCACCGTAGAGCGCCAGATCCTCCGGCTTGACCACCCGCCAGTCGCCGAGCGCCAGCAGTTCGTCGCCTGCCGCCAGCCCGGCCTGCTCCGCGGCCCCGCCGTGCTGCACCGCCAGCACCTTCAGCCCCTGGGCCGACTCGCTCAGGCGGGCACCAAGGCGCTGCGCGAACAGCGGCCGCTCGCGCTGCCAGTCCGCGCCGTGGGCGGCGAGCAAGGCTTGTGTCGGTACGTCCTCCGTCCCGTGGACCCAGGCCGCCAGCTCCGCCGCGAACGAGCGCCCGCCCACCTCGGCCAGCACCGCGGCGATGTCGTCCTCGCCGATGGGGCCGCCGCCGCTGCGCGCCCAGAGGCCGCGCATCACGGCGTCGAGCGTGCCCTTGCCTTCCTCGCGCAGCGTCAGGTCCAGGGCCTGCGCCACCAGCGCGCCCTTGGTGTAGTAACTGACGGTGGCGTTGGCGCTGTTCTCGTCCGGGCGGTAGTACTTGACCCAGGTGTCGAAGCTGGACTGCGCCACGCTCTGCACCCGGCGGCCGGGCGTGCCGAGCACCAGGTTGACCGTCTTGTTGACCAGCCGCAGGTAACGCGTCTGGTCGATCAGCCCGGTGCGCACGAGGAACAGGTCGTCGTAGTAGCTGGTGAAGCCCTCGAAGAACCAGAGCAGCGCGGTGTAGTGCTCGCCGCGCAGGTCGTACGGAGAGAACTCGCGCGGCTTCAGGCGCTTGACGTTCCAGGTGTGGAAGTACTCGTGGCTGATCAGGCCGAGCAGCGTCACGTAGCCGTCGTTCAGGCCCGGCTCGCTGCGGCGCGGCAGGTCGCGGCGGTTGCAGATCAGCGCGGTGCTGTTGCGGTGCTCCAGGCCGCCGTAGCCATCGTCGACTGCGTTGAGCAGAAAGACGTAGCGGTCGAACGGCGCCGGGCCGTCGCCATGCCAGAAGCGGATCTGGGCCTCGCAGATGCGGCGCGTGTCGGCCAGCAGCCGCTCGCCGTCGAAGCTCGGCAGCGCGCCAGCGACGACGAACGCGTGTTCGACGCCGCACGCGGTGAAGCTGCCGCGCCAGAAGCTGCCGAGTTCGAAGGGATGGTCGATCAGCGCGTCGTAGTCGGGCGCAGCGTATTCACGCGGCGCGACCTCGGGCAGGCCGGTGGCGACGTCCCAGCCCGTCGGCAGCGGACCGAGGGTGACGCGGTGCTCGTCGGCCTCGCGGCCCTCGGCGCAGAGAAAGACACCGGTGCCGTTGAAGAAGCCCCGCTGCGTGTCGAGCCAGGCGCAGCGCACCGAGTTGTCGAAGGCGTAGACGCGCCAGCGCACCGTGAGCGCGGCGCGGCCGGTGCAGTCGGCCTGCCAGGTGTGCTTGTCGAGCTGCGTCAGCGCGACCGTGCGGCGGCCCTGGCGCGCCTCGATCGCCGAGAGGTGGCGCGAGAACTCGCGCACCAGGTAGCTGCCGGGAATCCACACCGGCAGCGACAGGCGCTGCGCCGGCGCCGGGTGCGGCAGCGTCAGCGTGACGCGGAAATGGTGGCTGTGGAGATCGTCGATCTCCAGGTGGTAACGGAGCATGCGGGGTCCCGGTGGGTCAGGTCAGACCTAGTTGCTGGCGGCAGCGGCCGCGAGAAAACAGCTCATCGACGCGACCAGTGTCAGCCTGAAGCGCAGGGTCAGCCACTTCGACAGCCCGTAGGCCGGATAGACGCGCCGGTCGACCAGGTAGCACACGATCAGCAGCAGCGCCTGGATCACCAGTCCGGCGTGCGGCGGCATGACCACCGACACCCAGCCGAACAGCGACGGCGTCACCGCCCAGACCAGCCGGCGCGGCGTGGCATCACGGGCCATCATCAGGATGCCCCAGTGGATGCCGCCGAGGAAGGACACGATCATCCCCGCGTAGACCGACAGCGAGAGCACCACATAGGGCAGCACGTCGGCCCGCACCAGCATGGCCAGCAGGGCCCCGAGCACGAACGGCACCAGCCCCGCATGCCCCAGCCGCACCGCCAGCCGGTCGGGCACGGACAAGGTCAGGGAAGCAGGGAACGCGGGCGTAAGAGGCGATGCGGACACGGTGGGTCTATTCGTCGGAAAACGTCAGAAAAAGGTGGATGCCTGCGCATGGCGCACCAGGCCGCCGATTGTCGCCGCTGCACCGCAGCTGCGCGCGCAGCGGGCTGAACTTCACGGTACCAACCAGCGGGCGGATGGCGCAGCGTCGCGGTAATCGAACACGGCGCGGCGGTGGCCGTCCGGATCGAGCGAGAGCCAGTCCATCTCCAGCACCTGCGCCCGCAACAGCGTGAAGGTGCCGCGCACCGCGCCCGGCGCCGACTCGGTGGCGTCACCGGGCGCAGACAGCACGCTGCCCGGCGCCAGCGGCGAGAGGTAGTCCTGCGCGGCGCGGGTGTGGCGCAGCATCGCCCAGCGGGAGGTGACATCCAGCCCGTCGGACTCGCTGGTGACCACGCAGCCGAGCCGCAGCTGCCAGCCCAGCACCGCCGACCAGCACACGATCTGGGCCCGTGGATCGTGGGCCAGCTGCGCGACCTTGGGCGTGCGGGTGTCGGTGTAGACGATCAGCACGCGGGCGGCGGGATCGACGTCGCGCAGCACCACCGTGCGCGCCTGTGCCCCGCGCACGGGGCAGCTGGTCGCCAGCACCGGCTGCCGCCAGGGGTGTCCCCGTGTGCCGGCCGCCCGCACCAGCTCCGCCCAGAGCGCCGTGCCCTGTGCCCACAGTTCATCGCCGGATCGGTCGCTGCCCATGGCAAGTCTCCTTTGATTATTCATTAAACGCAAACACTGTAAGCACGAACAGGTGATTTATCCGCGTCTAGCGAAACTATAAAGTTCACTGCATGGACGACGCCGGATACGCATCCCCGACGGACGCCTCACCCAGAACCGGATGCTCTCAGGAAACCACGATCATGAACAAGTTCACTTTCTCGGCACTGCTCGTCGCCTCGACCCTGTCCTTCAACGCCCTGGCCGATGACGTGGTCCCCACGTTCAAGCATGAAAGCACCGGCGCCGCCAAGACCCGCGCCGAGGTCATGGCCGAACTGCAGCAAGCCCGCCAGACCGGCAAGAATTTCGTCTGGACCGACACCAACCTGCCCGTCGCCCCGGTCGCCGCCACCCCGCGCACCCGTGCCGAAGTGCTGGCCGAACTGCGCCAGGCCCAGGCCGACGGCAGCTACGCCCTGCTGCACTCGGATTCGCCGATCGCCCCGGGCAATGTCCTGCAGCAGCACCGCGCCAGCAGCCAGGTCGCCGGCAAGCCGGCCCAGGGTGACGCCCACTGAGCGACGCCTGCAAGCAGCCCTGCCGCATCACATCGAACTGAACCAGATTCCAGGAACCACCATGAACAAGCTCACCCTCTCCGCCCTGCTCGTCGCCTCGACCCTGTCCTTCAACGCCCTGGCCGACGACGCGGTCCCCACCTTCAAGCATGAAGCCGTCGGCGCCTCCAAGACCCGCACCGAAGTGATGGCCGAACTGGCCCAGGCCCGCAAGGAAGGCAAGAGCTACATCTGGGGCGCCAGCAACCTGCCCAACCCGCCCGCCAGCGCCACCCCGCGCACCCGCGCCGAAGTGATGGCCGAGTTGCGCGAAGCCAAGGCCACCGGCGAATACGCGCTGCTGCACAGCGACGAGCCGTCGCTGGTGGTCGTCAAGCGCCTGCCGAAGGACGAGCCGGCGCTGGCCGGTCAGGTGAAGGCGCAGAACGCCCACTGAGCGTCACAGGCCCACATGAAAAAAGCGACCCGAGGGTCGCTTTTTGCTGGCCCGTTCCGGCCTCAGCCCTCGCGGCGCAGCGCCGGGAACAGGATCACGTCGCGGATGCTCGGCGAATCGGTGATCAGCATCATCAGCCGGTCGATGCCGATGCCGCAGCCGCCTGTCGGGGGCATGCCGTACTCCAGCGCGCGGATGAAGTCGGCGTCGAAGAACATCGCCTCGTCGTCGCCGGCTTCCTTGTTGGCGACCTGCGAGTGGAAGCGCGCGGCCTGGTCCTCGGCGTCGTTCAGCTCGCTGAAACCGTTGCCGAACTCGCGGCCGGTGATGAACAGCTCGAAGCGCTCGGTGATCGCCGGGTTGGTGTCCGAGGCGCGGGCCAGCGGCGACACTTCCACCGGGTAGTCGATGATGAAGGTCGGCTGCCAGAGCTTGTCTTCCACCGCCGCCTCGAACAGGCCGAACTGCAGCTGCGCCAGCTTCCAGTGCTTCGGCGGCTCCTCGCCCAGCGACTTCAGCTTCGCGTGGACGGCGTGCGCGTCGTCGGCCTCGGCTTCGGTCAGGCCGGCGTGCACGACCAGCGAGTCGCGCACCGACAGGCGCGCAAACGGCTCGTCCAGATGCACCGGCTTGCCGGCGTAGCTCAGGCGCGCAGAACCCGTCGCCGACACCGCCGCGTGGCGCAGCACCTGCTCGGTGAAGTCCATCAGGTCGTGGTGGTTCCAGTAGGCCGCGTAAAACTCCATCATCGTGAATTCGGGGTTGTGCCGAACCGAGATGCCTTCGTTGCGGAAGTTGCGGTTGATCTCGAACACGCGCTCGAAGCCACCCACCACCAGCCGCTTCAGGTACAGCTCCGGCGCGATGCGCAGGAACATCTCCTGGTCGAGCGCGTTGTGGTGCGTCGTGAAGGGCCGGGCGTTGGCGCCGCCGGGGATGGGGTGCAGCATCGGCGTCTCGACTTCGAGGAAGTCGTGTTCGATCATGAACTGGCGGATGCTGGACACCGCGTTGCTGCGGGCGCGGAAGCGGGTGCGCGCGGCCTCGTCGGTGATCAGGTCGACGTAGCGCTGGCGGTACTTCTGCTCCTGGTCGGACATGCCGTGGTGCTTGTCCGGCAGCGGGCGCAGCGCCTTGGTGAGCAGGCGCAGGTTGGTCACCTTGATCGACAGCTCGCCCGCCTTGGTGCGGAACAGCGTGCCCTCGGCGCCGAGGATGTCGCCCAGGTCCCAGTGCTTGAACGCGGCCAGCTTCTCGGCACCGACGTTGTCGAGCGTGATGTAGAGCTGGATGCGGTCCGTGCCCTTGGCGGAGCCGTCCTGCAGCGTCGCGAAACAGGCCTTGCCCATCACGCGCTTGAGCATCATCCGGCCGCCGATGCAGGCGGGGATCGGTGCGGCTTCGAGGGCCTCGTTGTCCAGGCCATCGGCGACGCGGTGCAGGTCGGCGGCGTGGTCGCGCGGCTTGAAGTCGTTCGGGAAGGCGATGCCCTGGGTGCGGATCGCGGCGAGTTTTTCGCGGCGTTCGGCGATCTGCTGGTTGTCATCGACAGGAACGGCGGGGGTGGGGGCGTGGCTCATCGGCGGACTCGACTTCAACTTGTTGAATTTGCTGCAATTTTAGGCTGCGCGCGGGGGCACGCCTAAAATTGGTCCCATGACTGTTGCCCACCCGATCACCGACCGCAAGATCCGCTTCGCCCTGGTGGGCTGCGGACGCATCGCCAGGAACCACTTCGGCTCGCTGCAGCAGCACGCCGACCGCGCCGAACTCGTCGCCGTCTGCGACAAGCTGCCCGAGCGTGCCGAGGCCGCTGCCGCACAGACGGGGGCGCAGGCGTTCACCTCGCTGGACACGCTGCTGGCCGAGAGCAACGCCGACATCGTGGTCCTCACCACCCCGAGCGGCCTGCACTCGCAGCAGGCCATCCGCGTCGCCCGCGCCGGTCGCCACGTGCTCAGCGAGAAGCCGATGGCCACCAAGTGGGACGAGGGCATGGCGATGGTGCGCGAGTGCCGCGACGCGGGCGTGAAGCTGTTCGTCGTCAAGCAGAACCGGCTGAACGCGACGATGCAGTTGCTGAAGAAGGCGATCGACGACAAGCGCTTCGGCCGCATCCACATGGTCACGGTCAACGTGTTCTGGACCCGCCCGCAGAGCTATTACGACGAGGCGCCGTGGCGCGGCCGCTGGGACATGGACGGCGGCGCGTTCATGAACCAGGCGAGCCACTACGTGGACATGGTGGACTGGCTGGTCGGGCCGGTGGACAACGTGCACGCCTACACCGCGACGCAGGGCCGCGACATCGAGGCCGAGGACTCGGGCGTGATGAGCCTGCGCCTGCGCGCGGGTGGGCTGGCGAGCATCAACGTGACGATGCTGACGTACCCGAAGAACCTCGAAGGCTCGATCACGGTGCTCGGCGAGCGCGGCACGGTGCGCATCGGCGGCGTGGCGGTGAACGACATCCAGCACTGGGAGTTCGACACGCCGACCGCGGAAGACGCGCAGATCAAGGCCGCCAGCTACGCGACCACCTCGGTCTACGGCTTCGGCCACCCGCTCTACTACGCCAACGTGATCGACACGCTGCGCGGCGAGGCGCACGCGGAGGTCGATGGCTACAGCGGGCTGCGGTCGCTGGAGGTGCTGATCGCGGGGTACCGGAGTGCGCGGGATGGGGTGCGGGTGGGGTTGCCGCTGGTGTTCTGACCTTCTGACGATTTCGATACCCACCAAGGACGCGACATGACCTCCCCCGCCTGGCACCACGACACCGCGATCATCGACACCGGCGCCCAGCTCGGCGCCGGCACCAAGGTCTGGCACTTCAGCCACATCTGCGCGGGCGCGCGCATCGGCGAGGGCTGCTCGCTCGGCCAGAACGTCTTCGTCGGCAACGACGTGGTGATCGGCTCTGGCGTGAAGATCCAGAACAACGTGTCGGTCTACGACGCGGTGACGCTGGAGGACGATGTGTTCTGCGGGCCGAGCGCGGTGTTCACCAACGTCTACAACCCGCGGGCGGCGGTCTCGCGCAAGAGCGAGTACCTGCGCACCGTGGTGAAACGCGGCGCGACGCTGGGTGCGAACTGCACCATCGTCTGCGGCACGACGGTCGGGCAATACGCCTTCGTCGGCGCGGGCAGCGTCGTCAACCGCGACGTGCCGGACTACGCGCTGATGGTGGGCGTGCCAGCGCGGCGGATCGGGTGGATGAGCCGGAATGGCGAGCGGCTCGGGCTGGCGGTGCGCGGCGAGGGTGAGGCGACGTGTCCGGCGACGGGGGAGCGGTATCGGCTCAGCGGCGATGTCGTGACCCGCTTGGAAACCCCGTGAACAGCGCCATGCAGGCGCAGCCGCGCCTCCAAGTGGAGCGGATGGGGCCGATCCAGCAGGCAGACGTGACCTTCGGGGACCTGACCATCATCGTCGGCCCGCAGGCCACCGGAAAAAGCATCTTCCTGCAGACGCTCAAGCTGCTGATCGACCGCGACCAGATCCACGAGACCTTCCGTCACCACAGCATGCAGTTCAGCGGGCGCGCCGAGGCGTTCCTGGACGGTTATTTCGGCCGCGGCATGGCAGGGGCCTGGCAGATCGAACAGTCGCGCCTCGTCTGGAACAGCAAGCGCATCCAGTTGCCCGACTACGCCACCCCCACCAAGTCCCCCAAAGGCAGCAAGATCCTGCACGAACGGTTGTTCTACATCCCGGCCCAGCGTGTCATGAGCCTGCCGGGCGGGGTCTCGCAGAACTTCGGCCAGTTCAACTATGGCGACCCCTACACGCTGCGCGTCTTCAGCGACGCGGTGCATGGCCTGATCCAGAACGAGTTCGGAGCGAAGGGGGAGCTGTTCCCTGCTCCCAATCGTCTCAACGCCACCTTGAGGGAGCCGATCAATGCCCATCTGTTCGGGGGCAACAAGCTGGTGATCGACGACTCGGACTTCACCAAGCGGCTGGCGCTGGCGATACCAGGGCAGTCGAAGCCGCTGGGATTCCTGTCGTGGTCAGCAGGACAGCGTGAATTTGCGCCGATGCTGATGGGGCTTTACTGGCTGTGCGCCGTACGACACCCGCAGCGCATGTCCGGCAAGGCGCAAGAAGAAGTCATTGAATGGGTGGTCATCGAGGAGCCCGAGATGGGCCTCCATCCGCAGGGCATCGCCGCCGTGCTGCTGATGGTGCTGGAGTTGCTGCGGCGCGGCTACCGGGTCGTGATTTCGACGCATTCACCGGTAGTGCTGGAGATGGTCTGGGCCCTGCAGGAGTTCAAGAAACTCGGCGCAGACGAATCGGATGTCCGCAAGCTGTTCGACCTGAAGGCCACCGCCCCGGCCAAGGAACTGGGCCGGACGGCGCTGGAGAAGGACTACCGGGTCTATTACTTTGATCGACAGCACGCCGTGCGCGACATCTCGAACCTCAGCCCGGGTGCCGAAGCCGTCGCCGAATCCGAATGGGGTGGCATCACCGGATTCTCGTCAAGGGTCAACGATGCGATCGCATCCGCAGTGAACCGGGCCGCCGGGGTCACGGGCTGATGGCCACCCGCCGCACGTCACGGACCGCTCGGGCGGATTCCGCATTCGAACTGGCGGCCAAGGTCGCTGGATTGCCGACGCAGCCCGGGCTGGGCGCCATCAAGGCCGAATACCGGGCAGGGGTCGCGCTGCGCTCAGGCCATCGCCATACCGCCAGTCTGGACATCGACACCGCCTTTCTGGCGACCGAGCCGACCTCCTCTCGGTGGGACTATGGCATCGGAATGCGCAGCGAAGCAGGCCAGGAACTGCTCGTCTGGCTGGAGGCGCATCCGGCCTCCAGCACGGGCGAAGTCCAGAAAATGCTCGACAAGCTGGCGTGGCTGAAAGCCAAGCTGGCCCGACCGGACTTCGACGGACTGCGCACGCTGGAGCACAAGGTGTCCGCCTACCGCTGGCTGGCCATGACAGGCGCCATCCGCATCCTGCCCAACAGCCGGGAGGCGCGGCGACTGGCACAGGCGGGTCTGTCGTCACCACAACGCCATGTCGAGCTTCCCTGAACTTCCAGATTGCACCATGCACTTCATCGACCTCCAGGCCCAATACGCCACCCTCAAGACCGACATCGACGCCGCGATCCACCGCGTGCTCGACCACGGCCAGTACATCATGGGCCCCGAGGTCAAGCAGCTCGAAACCGCGCTGGCCGAGCGGGTCGGCGCGAAGCACTGCGTCACCGTCTCCAGCGGCACCGAAGCGCTGCTGATCGCGCTGATGGCCCTCGACCTGCAACCCGGTGACGAGGTGATCACGACGCCGTTCACCTTCGCGGCCACCGCCGAGGTGATCGCGCTGCTGGGGGCCAAACCCGTGTTCGTGGACATCGAGCCCGACACCTGCAACCTCGACCCGACGCTCGTCGAAGCAGCGATCACGCCGAAGACACGGGCCATCATGCCGGTGAGCCTGTACGGCCAGGTCGCCGACATGGCCGAGATCAACGCCATCGCCGCCCGCCACCGCCTGCCGGTGATCGAGGACGCCGCGCAGAGCTTCGGCGCCACCTACCGCGGCAACCACAGCGGGCACCTGTCCACCATCGGCTGCACCAGCTTCTTCCCGAGCAAGCCACTGGGCTGCTACGGCGACGGCGGCGCCCTTTTCACCGACGACGACGCGCTGGCACAGGCGGCCCGCGAGATCCGCGTCCACGGCCAGAGTGCCCGCTACACCCACACCCGCGTCGGCCTCGGCGGGCGGATGGACACGCTCCAATGCGCGGTCGTGCTGGCCAAGCTGCCGCGCTTCGACTGGGAGCTGCAACGCCGCCGAGAACTGGGCGCGCGCTACCACCAGCTGCTCGCGCCGCTGGCCGAACGTCACCCCGGCTTCGGCCTGCTCACCGTGCGGCCGGACCGCGACAGCGTCTGGGGCCAGTACACCGTGTTCGTGCCGGCGCGGGCCAAGGTGCAGGCCGCGCTGCAGGCCGCGGGCATCCCGACCGCCGTGCATTACCCGAAGCCGCTGCACCACCAGGCCGCCTACGCCGCGTTCTGCTGCCCCGACTGCTGTCCGCACAGCGTGGCCGCCGCCGCCCGCGTGATGAGCCTGCCGATGAGCCCGGACCTGTCGGAAGCAGACCAGGACCGCGTGGTCGCCGCGCTGGCCGACGCGCTCGCCGGCTTGTCCACCGGCACCTGACTTGCTGCGCGCCACGCTGACGCTGCTGGCCGGCGGCGCGCTGGCGCAGGCGCTGCCGCTGCTGCTCGGGCCGCTGCTGACGCGGCTGTACGCGCCGGACGATTTCGGTGCCTTCCACCTGTTCGCCGCCGTCGCCACCAACCTCGCGGTGGTCGCCTGCGGGCGCTACGAGTTCGCGCTGCCACTGGCGCGGGGTGACGGCGAGGCGCTGGCGCTGCGCCGGCTGTGTCTGCGCATCCTCGGGCTGGTGGCGGGGCTGGCGAGTCTGGGCGGGCTGGGCTGGGCATGGTGGAGCGGGCTGCGCTGGGCGCTGTGGCTCGGGCCGGCGGTGGCGGTGGGTGGCGCACTGTCGCTGGCGACGATGTGGGCGACGCGGGCCGAGCGTTTCCAGGCGCTGGCGGTGGCGCGGGTGCTGCAGTACGGCGGCGCGGCGCTGGCGCAGGCGCTGGCCGGGTGGCTGCACGGCGGGGTGGTCGGGCTGGTGATCGCGCCGATCGCGGCGCAGACGCTGGCGACGCTGCTGCTGCGCGGCCCGGCCGTGGCGCCCGCAACCGACACGCCGCCACTGCGCGACATCGCCCGGCGCTACCAGGAATTCCCACTGCTCAACACGCCGCACGCCTTCCTCGGCGCGCTGCAGGACACCGTGTCACTGGCACTGATCGCCGCAACGCTCGGCCCCGCCGCCGCGGGCTTCTGGGGACTGGCGCTGCGTTACCTGAAGGCGCCGGCCACGCTGGTCGGCAGCGCGGTGTCGCAGGCGCTGTATCCGCAGCTGGCGGCCAAGGGGCCCGGGCC is a window from the Sphaerotilus montanus genome containing:
- a CDS encoding AAA family ATPase, whose protein sequence is MSGDGGAVSAQRRCRDPLGNPVNSAMQAQPRLQVERMGPIQQADVTFGDLTIIVGPQATGKSIFLQTLKLLIDRDQIHETFRHHSMQFSGRAEAFLDGYFGRGMAGAWQIEQSRLVWNSKRIQLPDYATPTKSPKGSKILHERLFYIPAQRVMSLPGGVSQNFGQFNYGDPYTLRVFSDAVHGLIQNEFGAKGELFPAPNRLNATLREPINAHLFGGNKLVIDDSDFTKRLALAIPGQSKPLGFLSWSAGQREFAPMLMGLYWLCAVRHPQRMSGKAQEEVIEWVVIEEPEMGLHPQGIAAVLLMVLELLRRGYRVVISTHSPVVLEMVWALQEFKKLGADESDVRKLFDLKATAPAKELGRTALEKDYRVYYFDRQHAVRDISNLSPGAEAVAESEWGGITGFSSRVNDAIASAVNRAAGVTG
- a CDS encoding DegT/DnrJ/EryC1/StrS family aminotransferase translates to MHFIDLQAQYATLKTDIDAAIHRVLDHGQYIMGPEVKQLETALAERVGAKHCVTVSSGTEALLIALMALDLQPGDEVITTPFTFAATAEVIALLGAKPVFVDIEPDTCNLDPTLVEAAITPKTRAIMPVSLYGQVADMAEINAIAARHRLPVIEDAAQSFGATYRGNHSGHLSTIGCTSFFPSKPLGCYGDGGALFTDDDALAQAAREIRVHGQSARYTHTRVGLGGRMDTLQCAVVLAKLPRFDWELQRRRELGARYHQLLAPLAERHPGFGLLTVRPDRDSVWGQYTVFVPARAKVQAALQAAGIPTAVHYPKPLHHQAAYAAFCCPDCCPHSVAAAARVMSLPMSPDLSEADQDRVVAALADALAGLSTGT
- a CDS encoding lipopolysaccharide biosynthesis protein — encoded protein: MLRATLTLLAGGALAQALPLLLGPLLTRLYAPDDFGAFHLFAAVATNLAVVACGRYEFALPLARGDGEALALRRLCLRILGLVAGLASLGGLGWAWWSGLRWALWLGPAVAVGGALSLATMWATRAERFQALAVARVLQYGGAALAQALAGWLHGGVVGLVIAPIAAQTLATLLLRGPAVAPATDTPPLRDIARRYQEFPLLNTPHAFLGALQDTVSLALIAATLGPAAAGFWGLALRYLKAPATLVGSAVSQALYPQLAAKGPGPTRAARAAVRRIMAVLGAAGLALVAVLWVLGPWAFERLFGAEWRQAGELSRTLAPYIGAHFVAAPLAVVTMAWGAQAWALRLALWGQAAFVGALALGLHLDGLAGAGWGVSAAMAGYFGWYFWRLATWPVAD